GTCGTGAAGTGCGCACATCCAACCCTGGTTATTACAAATGGACGCAATGGGTTTTTATTCAATTGTTCAATTCATGGTACAATAAAACAAGTGACAAAGCCGAGGAAATTTCAGAGTTGGTTGCACATTTTGAAAAAAGTGGAAATAGTGATATCAATGCAGCCTGTGATGATGATACGCCTATTTTTAATGCAGAAGATTGGAACAGTTTTTCAGATAGGACCAAACAAGAGATTCTTCTAAAATATAGATTGACCTATTTGGCGGATACCGAAGTAAATTGGTGTCCTGCTCTGGGAACCGTTTTGGCCAATGATGAAATCGTAAATGGAGTTTCCGAACGAGGTGGGCATCCGGTCATCCGGAAAAAAATGACGCAATGGAGTATGCGTATAACGGCTTATGCCCAACGCTTGTTGGATGGATTGGATACCATTGATTGGCCTCAGCCGCTTAAGGATTCCCAAACCAATTGGATTGGTCGCTCTGAAGGGGCTTCGGTGACTTTTAAAGTGATTGCCAGTTTGGACGCTGAGCGTAGTCGAAGCGACCAAAATGTGATTTCGACTTCGCTCAATCACCAACATCAAATCGAAGTCTTCACGACTCGACCTGATACTATTTTCGGTGTAAGCTTTATGACTCTGGCTCCCGAACATGAATTGGTATCTAAAATTACTACACAAGAGCAAAAAGAGGCGGTCGATGCCTATGTGGAAGCCACGGCCAAACGCTCTGAACGTGACCGAATGGCAGATGTAAAAACCATTTCGGGAGTTTTTACCGGGGCTTATGCTGAGCATCCGTTTACTAAGGAACCGGTTCCTATTTGGATTGGGGATTACGTATTGGCAAGCTATGGAACAGGGGCCGTCATGGCTGTACCTTGTGGAGATCAACGCGATTATGATTTTGCAAAACACTACAATATTCCAATTCCCAATATTTTTGAGGGAGTAGATATTTCTGAAGAAGCTTTTGCCGACAAGGCAACCGCGGTTATCGCGAATTCAGACTTTTTAAATGGACTTGATTATAAGAAAGCGGTAAAAAAGGCGATTGAAGAACTTGAAAAACTAGGACAGGGAGAAGGAAAAGTGAACTACCGACTTCGGGATGCGGTATTCAGTCGCCAACGGTATTGGGGTGAACCTTTTCCAGTCTATTATGTGGATGGAATGCCACAGATGATTGCCGATGAGCATTTGCCGTTGGAATTGCCCGAAGTTGAAAAATACCTGCCTACGGAAACAGGGGAGCCACCTCTAGGAAATGCTACGCATTGGGCTTGGAATAGTATTGAGAATAAAGTAGTGAGTAATGAGAAAATAGACAACACTACTATCTTTCCTCTTGAATTAAACACCATGCCCGGTTGGGCTGGAAGTTCCCAATACTTTAATCGGTACATGGATCCGCATAATGGTGACGCCATTTATTCCAAAGAAGCTATCGAGTATTGGGAAGACGTAGACCTTTATATTGGCGGAAGTGAGCACGCAACCGGACATTTGCTCTATTCCCGATTTTGGCAGAAGTTTTTGTTTGATAAAGGAATAGCCCCAAAAGAGGAATTTGCCAAAAAACTGATCAACCAAGGTATGATTACGGGAACGAGTGCTATT
The nucleotide sequence above comes from Flagellimonas sp. HMM57. Encoded proteins:
- the leuS gene encoding leucine--tRNA ligase, whose product is MNYNFREIEAKWQKYWAENETFKALNNSEKPKYYALSMFPYPSGAGLHVGHPLGYIATDIYARYKRHKGFNVLHPMGYDSFGLPAEQYAIQTGQHPAITTEANIKRYREQLDQLGFSFDWSREVRTSNPGYYKWTQWVFIQLFNSWYNKTSDKAEEISELVAHFEKSGNSDINAACDDDTPIFNAEDWNSFSDRTKQEILLKYRLTYLADTEVNWCPALGTVLANDEIVNGVSERGGHPVIRKKMTQWSMRITAYAQRLLDGLDTIDWPQPLKDSQTNWIGRSEGASVTFKVIASLDAERSRSDQNVISTSLNHQHQIEVFTTRPDTIFGVSFMTLAPEHELVSKITTQEQKEAVDAYVEATAKRSERDRMADVKTISGVFTGAYAEHPFTKEPVPIWIGDYVLASYGTGAVMAVPCGDQRDYDFAKHYNIPIPNIFEGVDISEEAFADKATAVIANSDFLNGLDYKKAVKKAIEELEKLGQGEGKVNYRLRDAVFSRQRYWGEPFPVYYVDGMPQMIADEHLPLELPEVEKYLPTETGEPPLGNATHWAWNSIENKVVSNEKIDNTTIFPLELNTMPGWAGSSQYFNRYMDPHNGDAIYSKEAIEYWEDVDLYIGGSEHATGHLLYSRFWQKFLFDKGIAPKEEFAKKLINQGMITGTSAIVYRMTGTNSYLSNGLVQSKQVDSIHVDVSLINSSDELDIEALKEWQPEFSDAEFILEDGKYIVGREIEKMSKRWFNVVNPDAICEEYGADSLRLYEMFLGPLEQSKPWNTAGITGVHSFLKKLWKLYSPLVDGTLSGVEAEATAENLKTLHKTIKKVEEDIKNFSFNTSVSTFMICVNELTSQKCTSKAILEPLAILVSPYAPHIAEELWEKLGYTESVAEAPFPKFEEKYLVESSKEYPISFNGKMRFTMQLPLDMGKDEIEAAVMGHEKTQAQLEGRTPKKVIVVPGKIVNIVG